The nucleotide sequence TGACGGCGATACCGGCGAGCAACGCCCCAAACATCACGTCCACGCCGAGATAGCCGGCGAGGAGGGCCAGCATGAGCAGGATCGCCAAAATATAGCCGAGAAAAGAGGCCCGCACGAGAATGTTAAACCGGTTTCCATTGATCCGCCGAAGCACCCGGGGCAAAACGAGTAAACAGACGGCGATCAGCCCGAAGGTGGCCCCTGTGCTCCGGAGGACGGTGGCGATTCCTTGCTGGGACTCGTTGCCAGCGAGTCCCGCGGCCAGGGCCAGCCCCACCCACAAGAGAGTATCATGGATTCCCGCCACAGCCACCACGAGCTTGGCAAATCGAGTGTGCATCACCCCGAGATCGAACAAGATTTTGGAGATGACCGGAATGGATGTTACGGCGATGGAGATGGCAACCACGATTTTAAAAGCGACCAGGCTTTGCGCCGGCCCCAGGAGATGGGCGGGATTCATGAACCCCGTGAACATCCATCCCGCGGCGAAAGGAATGACCGTAGACCCGGCGAGAATCGCCAATCCAATGGACGTATCGCCCCGGTTAAACTTGGGTTGGAATTTAAGGCCGGAATTAAACATCAGGAAGATCAACCCGAGTTGGTAAACCAAGCCGAGCAGCTTCCCTTGCGCTGGGAACCCCTGGTACAGCCACTGGAAGGTGCCCGGGGCAAAGTGTCCGAATACCGTCGGCCCGAGCACCAGTCCCCCGGCTACCTCGCCGATCACCCGGGGCACTGTCAACCTTTCCGCCAGGTAACCAAGGACGTTCGCGGCAACCAGAAGGGTGAGTAGGCTGAGCAGAAACCGCGTCATCTCGATGCCTGTTAAGCCCATCGTCGATCCCCCTTAGACATTCTCCCTTTGGTGCCACTGATGTGGCGGTTCGTGCACTGTGCTTGACACCATATTCCAGGACAAGGATCGCCGGACAGGGCGGACTGCCCCGGATGAGCACACATTTTCACGGGAATGTGTTTTCAAATCAAAGAGTTCGCGGGCCTCTCGGATGTGGCAGGGAATCGAGATGGGAACGTCGAATATAGCAAACATTGGCATAGGAAACCTTGGCAGTGGCACCGGCTCGTCGGCAGATTTCTTCAACTGACAGAAAGGAGGCATTGTTGTGAAGGCTGTTCGCGGAGTGGTGGATTATCTGGTGTCGGGGGGAGTGTCGTACATCTTTGGAATTCCGGCGGGGTCCGTGAATGCCTTTTTCGATGAGCTGTACGATGTGCCGGAGATCGAGCCCGTGGTGGCCAAGCACGAGGGTGCGGCGGGTTACATGGCTGCCGCCTATGCCCGTGCCACCGGACATTTGGGGGTCTGCATTGGATCCAGTGGCCCCGGGAGCACGAATCTTTTGACGGGTGCCGCCAATGCGGCCAGGGAGCATCTTCCGGTCCTTTTCCTGACCGGCCATGTGCCCGTGGACACCATTGGGCGCAATGCGTCCCAGGAGTTTGATAGTGTGGCCGTGTACAAGCCCTTTGTAAAATACAGTGTGATGGTGAGGAGGCCGGAAGATCTGGTCGATGAAGTGGCTAAGGCCGTGACGATCGCCTTGTCTGGGGTGCCGGGGCCGGTACACGTGGCCATGCCCATCGACGTCCAATTGTCGGAGGCCGAAGAGCTGCCGCTTCCCGCCTTTCCCAGGCGCGAAAAGGTGTTGCCTGACCCCGAGGCGGTCCGCGAGGCCGCCGTCAGGCTGACGCAGACTCCGGGGGTGGTTTTCGTCGGTCAGGGAGCCCGCCGGGCGATTCCGGAGGTCATCGAGACGGCAGAACTTTTGGGGTGGCCCATCGTCGTCACGCCCCAAGCCAAAGGGTTGATTCCAGAGAGTTACCCCGGATACATAGGCGTATACGGGTTTGCGGGACATGAGAAAGCCGCGGAGTGGGTGAACGATCACCCCGAGAGGGCGTTGTTGATCGTCGGCTCGAGCCTTGGGGAGACGGCGACAAGCAACTACAGCAAGCCCCTGGGGGAGAGGCGGCTGATTGTTCAGATTGATTTTGACAAGACGGTATTTGGCCGAACGT is from Kyrpidia tusciae DSM 2912 and encodes:
- a CDS encoding thiamine pyrophosphate-binding protein, whose translation is MKAVRGVVDYLVSGGVSYIFGIPAGSVNAFFDELYDVPEIEPVVAKHEGAAGYMAAAYARATGHLGVCIGSSGPGSTNLLTGAANAAREHLPVLFLTGHVPVDTIGRNASQEFDSVAVYKPFVKYSVMVRRPEDLVDEVAKAVTIALSGVPGPVHVAMPIDVQLSEAEELPLPAFPRREKVLPDPEAVREAAVRLTQTPGVVFVGQGARRAIPEVIETAELLGWPIVVTPQAKGLIPESYPGYIGVYGFAGHEKAAEWVNDHPERALLIVGSSLGETATSNYSKPLGERRLIVQIDFDKTVFGRTYRCDVPLCGDADVTLQWLNRELRGLGLSRHARGTQLVALESVPAEFKTQNVFLALQRYLPQNTRYTVDIGEHMSYVIHYMRVLDYDSYEINVHFGPMGIAIGSAIGYALADPTRPVVCITGDGCFFMHGMEVLTAKEYRLPILFIVINNGRLGMVHHGHLLQYHRAHPRFQQDPVNIAGIAAHLGVPALRVERFDDLADARVENLLQADGPAVLDVALVDNQVPPMGDRVKFLSSFGH
- a CDS encoding cation:proton antiporter, giving the protein MGLTGIEMTRFLLSLLTLLVAANVLGYLAERLTVPRVIGEVAGGLVLGPTVFGHFAPGTFQWLYQGFPAQGKLLGLVYQLGLIFLMFNSGLKFQPKFNRGDTSIGLAILAGSTVIPFAAGWMFTGFMNPAHLLGPAQSLVAFKIVVAISIAVTSIPVISKILFDLGVMHTRFAKLVVAVAGIHDTLLWVGLALAAGLAGNESQQGIATVLRSTGATFGLIAVCLLVLPRVLRRINGNRFNILVRASFLGYILAILLMLALLAGYLGVDVMFGALLAGIAVKLAFPEHLFDRVENSIREISFSFFIPLYFAMVGLQLDLAKQFPLGFFLLYLLFATAVQGSVVYLTCRFLHLDRLTSMNLAAAMNARGGPGIVLSTVAFSLGLISEPFFAVLVMLALVTSWMAGSWLRFVVKTGRPLMPGDERVAVVKPQEEVMLDAVPSAK